A window from Triticum dicoccoides isolate Atlit2015 ecotype Zavitan unplaced genomic scaffold, WEW_v2.0 scaffold128626, whole genome shotgun sequence encodes these proteins:
- the LOC119343459 gene encoding uncharacterized protein LOC119343459 encodes MATPTPAVRFSDVPENLPRCFALSTNTNRPMKATVDDFFAEIHKDDGGILTNPHARFYFEPSRKHGGRLLHIRCGYNNKYWMAKQQQQQPDDGAAAAAIVITGTTTEREEDLGKPSCTLFAVQLKSKGKDEAQNILYDASFYDPRLGKPALIAGQGEDEEGKLHGEFVVRDLSDHVVLPRYVAFKGYNDMYLSARQVHGGSYLQFSEEDIAASRAMFTTYHKDDGTVRLKSKAYDKFMKFDTNWVTPVGRDDAGDKRTLFKVIKVGDYYGLKCMGNHKFCKSLSADGKTDCLNAADSHITEEVKLWVTEPVLSREIYDVVYHGVDKARVYDMKTINMATSSAVNRTSENNKVKLSLSITQTQTSTWDASVSLKAGVKTTVTAGIPAVMDAEVEVSFEVTSEYHWGKTEVNETKQQIVYDVVVPTKKKVTVSAIASQAKCDVPFSYTEKDVLPTGEVRITKHHDGIYTGMNTFNLQYETKEEDLPATE; translated from the exons ATGGCCACGCCAACCCCCGCCGTTCGGTTCTCCGACGTGCCGGAGAATCTGCCTAGATGCTTTGCTCTCTCAACAAACACCAACCGGCCGATGAAAGCCACAGTGGACGATTTTTTCGCGGAGATTCACAAGGACGACGGTGGCATCTTGACGAACCCGCACGCCAGGTTCTACTTCGAGCCATCCAGGAAGCACGGTGGCCGTCTCCTGCACATCAGATGCGGCTACAACAACAAGTACTGGATGGccaaacaacaacagcaacaaccagatgacggcgccgccgccgccgccattgtcATCACCGGCACCACGACCGAGCGGGAGGAGGACCTGGGTAAACCGTCGTGCACCCTCTTTGCGGTCCAACTCAAATCCAAGGGCAAGGACGAAGCTCAGAACATTCTCTACGATGCAAG CTTCTATGATCCCCGGCTCGGAAAACCGGCCTTGATAGCGGGACAAGGCGAGGACGAAGAAGGCAAGCTTCACGGCGAGTTCGTCGTCCGCGACTTGTCGGACCATGTAGTGCTGCCTCGCTACGTGGCCTTCAAGGGCTACAACGACATGTACCTGAGCGCGCGGCAAGTGCACGGCGGTTCCTACCTGCAGTTCTCGGAGGAAGACATCGCCGCCTCCAGGGCCATGTTCACCACCTACCACAAGGACGACGGCACCGTCCGCCTCAAGTCCAAAGCCTACGACAAGTTCATGAAATTCGACACCAACTGGGTCACGCCGGTCGggcgcgacgacgccggcgacaagaGAACACTGTTCAAGGTGATCAAGGTGGGCGACTACTACGGCCTCAAGTGCATGGGGAACCACAAGTTCTGCAAGAGCCTCTCCGCCGACGGCAAGACAGACTGCCTCAACGCCGCCGACAGCCACATCACCGAGGAGGTCAAGCTGTGGGTGACGGAGCCGGTCCTGTCCCGGGAGATCTACGACGTGGTGTACCATGGGGTGGACAAGGCCAGGGTGTACGACATGAAGACCATCAACATGGCCACCTCCTCCGCCGTCAACCGCACCTCCGAGAACAACAAGGTCAAGCTATCCCTGTCGATCACGCAGACGCAGACGAGCACCTGGGACGCCAGCGTCTCGCTCAAGGCCGGCGTCAAGACCACCGTCACCGCCGGGATCCCGGCGGTGATGGACGCGGAGGTGGAAGTCAGCTTCGAGGTCACCTCCGAGTACCACTGGGGTAAGACCGAGGTGAACGAGACCAAGCAGCAGATCGTCTATGACGTGGTGGTGCCAACCAAGAAGAAAGTCACGGTGAGTGCCATCGCGTCGCAGGCCAAGTGTGACGTCCCATTCTCCTACACGGAGAAGGACGTTCTGCCCACCGGAGAGGTGAGGATTACCAAGCATCACGATGGCATATACACTGGGATGAATACCTTCAATCTCCAGTATGAGACCAAAGAAGAAGACCTGCCCGCCACTGAATAA
- the LOC119343464 gene encoding cytosolic sulfotransferase 16-like, giving the protein MAPSPIDKDMAELVIPSLPLETRCPPFPLRQYGGFWMPEPFLPGMAAARAGFQPRPSDVVLASFPKSGTTWLKALAFATLNRADHPPCGLDHPLRRSNPHDCVDFLEVVFLRSAADDVLAALPSPRVIATHMPCSLLPERVIAEPEGAGCKTVYICRDPKDALVSMWLFTKKKLEAAAKEEGSPPKLYTLEKALELFCDGRCIGGPQWHHVLGYWEASRARPKKVLFLRYEDMLGDPVGNVRKLAEFTGCAFSEKEEAAGVAQDIVELCSIDALKNMEVNKNEVLKFCSQHPKVYVFLQTRPKF; this is encoded by the coding sequence ATGGCCCCGTCTCCCATCGACAAGGACATGGCCGAGCTGGTGATCCCATCGCTCCCACTGGAGACACGGTGCCCACCATTTCCGCTCAGGCAGTACGGCGGCTTCTGGATGCCGGAGCCGTTTCTTCCCGGCATGGCTGCCGCACGCGCGGGGTTCCAGCCGAGGCCGTCCGACGTCGTCCTCGCCAGCTTCCCAAAGTCCGGCACCACCTGGCTCAAGGCCCTCGCCTTCGCCACGCTGAACCGCGCCGACCACCCGCCGTGCGGCCTCGACCATCCGCTACGCCGCAGCAACCCCCACGACTGCGTCGACTTCCTCGAGGTGGTTTTCCTGCGCTCGGCGGCCGATGATGTGTTGGCGGCGCTCCCTTCGCCGCGCGTGATCGCCACCCACATGCCCTGCTCGCTCCTGCCGGAGCGGGTCATAGCGGAGCCGGAGGGCGCGGGCTGCAAGACCGTGTACATCTGCCGCGACCCCAAGGACGCGCTCGTCTCCATGTGGCTCTTCACCAAGAAGAAACTGGAggccgccgccaaggaggagggcAGCCCGCCGAAGCTGTACACGCTGGAGAAGGCGCTGGAGCTCTTCTGCGACGGCCGGTGCATCGGCGGCCCGCAGTGGCACCACGTCCTCGGCTACTGGGAGGCTAGTCGGGCACGGCCCAAGAAGGTGCTCTTCCTCCGGTATGAAGACATGCTTGGGGACCCGGTGGGCAACGTGAGGAAGCTGGCAGAGTTCACCGGGTGTGCCTTCTCTGAGAAGGAGGAAGCCGCTGGGGTTGCGCAGGACATCGTGGAGCTGTGCAGCATCGACGCTCTCAAGAACATGGAGGTGAACAAAAATGAAGTTCTAAAATTTTGCAGTCAACACCCTAAAGTTTATGTTTTCTtacaaacaaggccaaaattttga